A window of Paenibacillus sp. 19GGS1-52 contains these coding sequences:
- a CDS encoding rod shape-determining protein produces the protein MFGGFTKDLGIDLGTANTLVYVRGKGIVVREPSVVAINTDTKTIEAVGESAKKMIGRTPGNIRAIRPMKDGVIADFDTTATMIKYFIRQAQKQRSMFQRHPNVMVCVPSGITAVEQRAVEDATKQAGAREAYIIEEPFAAAIGADLPVWEPTGSMVVDIGGGTTEVAVISLGGIVTSRSVRVAGDEADEAIIQYIKRQYNLMIGERTSEQLKMDVGSALPLEKAETMEIRGRDLVTGLPKTLTITSDEICEALGDTVNAIVEAVKVTLEKCPPELAADIMDRGIVLTGGGALLRNLDKLLARETGMPVIVAENPLDCVAIGTGKALENIHLFKSRSSSSLRSKRY, from the coding sequence ATGTTTGGTGGTTTTACGAAAGACTTAGGAATTGACCTTGGGACGGCGAATACGCTCGTCTATGTACGCGGCAAGGGTATTGTTGTTAGAGAACCTTCCGTGGTGGCCATTAATACAGATACCAAAACGATAGAAGCCGTAGGCGAATCCGCCAAGAAAATGATAGGTCGCACACCGGGGAATATTCGGGCTATTCGTCCGATGAAAGACGGGGTTATTGCCGATTTTGATACAACGGCTACTATGATTAAATATTTTATCCGTCAAGCACAGAAGCAGCGTTCAATGTTCCAACGCCATCCGAACGTAATGGTCTGTGTTCCTTCCGGCATTACTGCTGTTGAGCAGCGGGCCGTTGAGGATGCAACCAAGCAAGCCGGAGCACGTGAAGCTTACATTATCGAGGAACCTTTTGCCGCAGCTATTGGTGCTGACCTGCCAGTATGGGAGCCAACCGGAAGTATGGTTGTTGACATCGGCGGAGGTACGACTGAAGTAGCCGTAATTTCACTCGGAGGTATTGTGACTAGCCGTTCTGTACGTGTGGCGGGTGACGAGGCAGATGAAGCCATCATCCAGTACATCAAGCGCCAATATAACCTGATGATCGGTGAACGGACCTCAGAGCAGTTGAAGATGGACGTGGGTTCTGCCCTACCACTTGAGAAGGCTGAAACGATGGAAATTCGTGGTCGCGATCTCGTGACAGGTCTCCCAAAGACACTAACCATTACTTCTGATGAGATTTGTGAAGCGTTGGGGGATACGGTGAATGCTATTGTTGAAGCCGTCAAAGTAACGCTGGAGAAATGCCCGCCGGAACTGGCCGCTGATATTATGGACCGTGGTATTGTATTGACCGGTGGAGGTGCGCTGTTGCGCAACCTGGATAAACTGCTTGCACGAGAAACCGGTATGCCGGTAATTGTCGCCGAGAATCCGCTTGACTGCGTAGCTATTGGCACAGGCAAGGCACTTGAGAACATTCACTTGTTCAAGAGCCGCAGTAGCTCAAGTCTTCGCTCCAAGCGATATTAA
- the mreC gene encoding rod shape-determining protein MreC, producing MLKLFKLLSNKRLFILLFTLVLFIVVMGFSLGTRKALSWPENFLRDTTGFVQSVFYKPAGYVAGLFEDIGNLHDLAKENESLKITVAQYTRDKATYNFIQAENEQLKKQLEFTKAQKEKYDYEYHIAQVVSLTTEPSNSSLVIDLGSKDGVKTNMSVISVEGLVGVISEVSNFTSTVKLMTMMDSNDPNSQPAIAATAIGKENSTFGMIQSYNQETKRLQMDKIPPGDPIAVGDTIVSSGIGGLYPRGLIIGTVDSVAVGEFGLTSTAIIKPKAEFEDWKQLIVVYTEERTE from the coding sequence GTGTTGAAACTGTTTAAACTCTTAAGCAATAAACGTTTGTTTATATTATTGTTTACATTGGTACTGTTTATTGTGGTGATGGGCTTTAGCTTGGGAACAAGAAAAGCTTTGTCCTGGCCGGAGAATTTTCTCAGAGATACGACTGGTTTCGTGCAAAGTGTATTCTACAAGCCCGCTGGATATGTAGCGGGCTTGTTTGAAGATATCGGAAATCTTCACGATCTCGCCAAAGAGAATGAGAGTCTCAAAATAACGGTCGCCCAATATACACGTGATAAAGCTACGTATAACTTTATTCAAGCGGAGAATGAACAACTAAAGAAACAGCTCGAATTCACCAAAGCACAGAAGGAAAAATATGATTATGAGTATCATATCGCCCAAGTAGTCAGTCTGACTACTGAGCCAAGCAACAGTTCGCTGGTAATCGATCTCGGTTCCAAAGATGGCGTTAAGACTAATATGTCCGTGATATCTGTAGAGGGTCTGGTTGGTGTTATTAGTGAGGTCAGCAATTTCACCTCGACGGTTAAGCTGATGACCATGATGGATAGTAATGATCCGAACTCTCAGCCGGCAATAGCTGCTACGGCTATAGGAAAAGAGAATTCCACCTTCGGTATGATTCAAAGCTATAATCAGGAAACCAAACGACTTCAGATGGATAAAATCCCTCCAGGTGATCCCATTGCTGTGGGGGACACCATTGTTTCCTCCGGTATCGGTGGCTTGTATCCACGCGGTCTGATTATCGGTACTGTAGATAGCGTTGCAGTGGGAGAGTTCGGATTAACCTCTACCGCAATCATTAAGCCTAAAGCCGAATTTGAGGACTGGAAGCAGCTGATTGTTGTATATACAGAGGAGCGTACAGAATAG
- the mreD gene encoding rod shape-determining protein MreD encodes MRRRPFLILLLFLLFILQGTILPWLLPNVWEMRIIPNLFFIVILFVTVYHHRHTALLLGLSFGMLHDVIFYGRIIGAHSFAMGLSAYLIGLIFQIPRAPLPLMMTVVLLGSLLEDSMLFAIYSVFNLNNEPYSWALLNHMLPTMLFHFAFALLLYIPLRRQLELLKKETRKEETL; translated from the coding sequence ATGCGGAGAAGACCCTTTCTTATTCTACTGTTGTTCCTCCTGTTTATTCTGCAGGGGACGATTCTTCCTTGGCTGTTACCGAATGTCTGGGAGATGCGGATCATTCCGAATCTGTTCTTTATTGTTATACTATTCGTAACCGTTTATCATCATCGCCATACTGCCCTGCTATTGGGCTTATCCTTTGGGATGCTGCATGATGTCATTTTTTACGGCAGAATTATTGGAGCTCATTCTTTTGCAATGGGCTTATCTGCTTATTTGATTGGCCTGATCTTTCAAATTCCACGCGCACCACTTCCGCTTATGATGACTGTGGTTCTACTAGGGAGCCTGCTGGAAGACAGTATGCTATTTGCAATCTATAGTGTATTTAATCTCAACAATGAACCATACAGCTGGGCGTTATTAAATCATATGTTGCCTACGATGTTGTTTCATTTCGCGTTTGCCTTGCTCCTCTATATTCCGCTCCGGCGCCAGCTTGAGCTACTGAAGAAAGAGACGCGCAAAGAAGAAACCCTATGA
- the minC gene encoding septum site-determining protein MinC, which produces MTVKSKHVRIKGIKDGLVFLLDDKCPFEDLLSELRFKLEHSHQNILTGPIIHVDIKLGNRSVTEQEKEAVLEILKGQGNLLIRSVEALEEPGSTDDSEALFLMSGMLRSGQVLHHQGNLLFLGDVNPGGTITCSGDIYILGALRGMAHAGVDGNVEAIIAASHLSPTQLRIADIISRPPDEWGTRESTMEFAYLSKGAMQIDKIHNIVKLRQGLNVFKGV; this is translated from the coding sequence ATGACAGTGAAATCCAAGCATGTAAGGATTAAAGGCATCAAGGACGGCCTGGTATTCCTGCTAGACGACAAATGTCCCTTTGAAGATCTTCTGAGCGAGCTTCGTTTCAAGTTGGAACACAGCCATCAAAATATTTTGACAGGACCGATTATACATGTGGACATTAAGCTGGGTAACCGTTCCGTAACTGAGCAAGAGAAGGAAGCAGTGCTGGAGATTCTGAAGGGGCAAGGCAATTTGTTGATCCGCTCCGTCGAGGCGCTAGAGGAACCTGGCAGCACCGACGATTCTGAAGCGCTGTTTCTGATGAGTGGTATGTTGCGTTCCGGTCAGGTGCTGCATCATCAAGGTAATCTATTATTTCTTGGCGATGTAAACCCAGGAGGTACGATTACCTGTTCAGGTGATATTTATATTCTAGGTGCACTTAGAGGTATGGCTCATGCGGGTGTGGACGGTAATGTAGAGGCTATTATTGCCGCTTCACATCTGTCCCCGACCCAACTGCGGATTGCAGATATTATCAGCAGACCTCCAGACGAATGGGGTACCCGAGAGAGCACCATGGAATTTGCATATTTATCGAAGGGTGCTATGCAGATCGACAAGATTCATAATATAGTCAAGTTACGTCAGGGTTTAAATGTGTTTAAAGGGGTGTAG
- the minD gene encoding septum site-determining protein MinD, producing the protein MGEAIVVTSGKGGVGKTTTTANIGTALALQGKKVCLVDTDIGLRNLDVVMGLENRIIYDIVDVAEGRCRLNQALVKDKRFDELYMLPAAQTKDKTAVTPEQVKDIILELKKEYEYILIDCPAGIEHGFRNAIAGADKAIVVTTPEHAAVRDADRVIGLLEQSHVESPKLVINRIRPGLVKSGDMLDIEDVLQVLNIDLIGIVPDDEMVIKAANSGEPTVMNPDSPAAIAYRNIARRILGDAVPLMQLDRKPNAFKKFKKFFGMG; encoded by the coding sequence ATGGGAGAAGCGATTGTCGTTACCTCAGGTAAAGGCGGAGTTGGCAAAACAACCACAACGGCCAATATTGGAACCGCGCTTGCACTGCAGGGTAAAAAAGTCTGTCTCGTCGATACCGATATTGGACTGCGTAATCTGGATGTAGTTATGGGACTTGAGAATCGTATTATTTATGATATTGTGGATGTGGCCGAGGGTAGATGCCGCCTTAATCAGGCATTGGTTAAGGACAAACGTTTTGATGAATTGTACATGCTGCCCGCAGCACAGACGAAGGACAAAACGGCTGTTACTCCTGAACAGGTGAAGGATATCATCCTTGAATTAAAGAAGGAATATGAGTATATTCTGATTGATTGTCCCGCAGGAATTGAGCACGGCTTCCGTAATGCGATAGCTGGTGCGGATAAGGCTATCGTTGTTACCACACCGGAGCATGCCGCTGTGCGGGATGCAGATCGTGTAATCGGCCTGTTGGAGCAATCACATGTAGAGTCACCCAAGCTGGTCATTAACCGTATTCGTCCAGGACTTGTGAAGTCCGGCGATATGCTTGATATTGAGGATGTATTGCAAGTGCTTAATATTGATCTGATTGGAATTGTCCCAGATGACGAAATGGTCATTAAAGCCGCTAATAGCGGGGAGCCAACCGTAATGAATCCGGATTCTCCTGCCGCTATTGCTTACCGCAACATAGCTCGTCGTATTCTGGGTGATGCTGTACCGTTGATGCAGCTTGACCGAAAGCCGAATGCCTTTAAGAAATTCAAGAAATTTTTTGGTATGGGCTGA
- a CDS encoding M23 family metallopeptidase, whose product MDQKLDIKGRRKERIRNLLEDLPEVAVSAVPPLFTIPDKKINFKDTEPDPEVMWKERRGSWENHGNGEKPRFVSGFIRRTVASVLVFGAVWGIFAIQQPWSQQAQAFINDALSKDMDFAAARVWYEEHFNGAPAFIPIFGDKEEPAQKAAAVHELNPPIVGSIIKPFVSSLKGVEIMPETDSSGSVMVKSVDIGRVLSVSKELLGGIRITIQHSGGIIAEYGHLSGTKLKVDDWLQSGENIGWIVEPETASETTLFFAVMKDKAYIDPAEVVSFD is encoded by the coding sequence ATGGATCAGAAATTAGATATCAAGGGTCGCCGCAAGGAGCGTATCCGCAACTTACTGGAGGATCTCCCGGAAGTTGCGGTTTCAGCAGTACCGCCATTGTTCACAATACCAGATAAGAAGATAAACTTTAAGGATACAGAGCCAGATCCCGAGGTCATGTGGAAAGAACGCCGTGGGAGCTGGGAGAATCATGGGAACGGGGAGAAGCCACGTTTTGTCAGCGGTTTTATACGGCGGACTGTTGCCAGTGTGCTAGTGTTTGGTGCCGTGTGGGGGATATTTGCTATTCAGCAGCCATGGTCGCAACAAGCACAGGCTTTTATTAACGACGCTTTGAGCAAGGATATGGACTTTGCAGCAGCCAGGGTCTGGTATGAGGAGCATTTTAACGGGGCTCCGGCGTTTATTCCAATTTTTGGTGATAAAGAAGAGCCAGCTCAAAAGGCAGCAGCCGTACATGAACTGAATCCTCCGATAGTCGGGAGTATCATAAAGCCTTTTGTGTCCTCACTTAAAGGTGTGGAAATTATGCCTGAAACCGATTCAAGCGGCAGTGTGATGGTGAAGAGTGTAGATATAGGGCGCGTACTGTCCGTATCCAAAGAGCTGCTGGGTGGAATTCGGATCACTATCCAGCATTCAGGCGGTATTATTGCTGAGTATGGCCATTTAAGTGGGACAAAGCTAAAGGTTGATGATTGGCTGCAGAGTGGTGAGAATATTGGGTGGATAGTAGAACCGGAGACAGCTTCTGAGACTACACTCTTTTTTGCAGTGATGAAGGATAAAGCCTATATTGATCCTGCTGAAGTGGTCTCATTTGATTAG
- a CDS encoding M50 family metallopeptidase — MIRIWGIEFTLHPLFVIVMFFSVLTGQFLELLTLFMIVLVHEMGHVCAALLTGVSVKSVQLLPFGGVAIIEDHGQLTASREIGIALAGPLQNGIMIVIAYGILQAGVGNGAFLNYFIQANTIIALFNLLPILPLDGGKVLQAAISLLLPYYFTLLWSGRVSVTASILVVAYALLPLGAGGGLRLNLLMIGAFLLYSNITDHRNFPYRFVSFLMHREAVYERHLRTGSVARPIVALAAKPLDDILRLFKRNQYHFIYVLNDSGDVLAVVPEQRLISSYFRS, encoded by the coding sequence TTGATTAGAATCTGGGGGATCGAGTTTACGCTGCATCCGCTATTTGTGATTGTGATGTTCTTTTCTGTTCTCACAGGACAGTTTCTGGAGCTGCTCACTTTATTTATGATCGTGCTAGTTCATGAAATGGGACATGTCTGCGCTGCCCTTCTCACCGGTGTTTCGGTCAAATCTGTACAGCTTCTCCCATTCGGGGGGGTTGCTATTATCGAGGATCATGGCCAGCTTACAGCTAGCCGCGAGATCGGAATTGCTCTGGCCGGACCGCTGCAAAATGGGATTATGATTGTGATTGCCTATGGTATTCTGCAAGCAGGTGTTGGCAACGGAGCATTTCTGAACTATTTTATCCAGGCGAATACCATTATTGCGCTTTTTAATCTTTTGCCAATTCTGCCGCTTGACGGAGGGAAGGTCCTTCAGGCTGCTATAAGTTTGCTGCTTCCCTATTATTTCACTTTATTATGGAGCGGAAGAGTGAGTGTGACTGCTAGTATACTGGTTGTTGCTTATGCGCTGCTGCCTCTTGGAGCGGGTGGGGGACTTAGACTGAACTTGCTGATGATCGGAGCTTTTTTACTATATTCCAATATTACAGACCATCGTAACTTTCCCTACCGGTTCGTTTCTTTTCTGATGCACAGGGAAGCTGTATATGAGCGACATCTGCGGACCGGGAGTGTGGCCCGTCCGATTGTTGCTTTAGCTGCGAAACCTTTGGATGATATATTGCGTCTATTTAAACGTAACCAGTATCATTTTATCTACGTGTTGAACGACAGCGGAGATGTGCTGGCTGTTGTGCCGGAACAGCGGCTGATATCCTCTTACTTTAGAAGTTAG
- a CDS encoding Rne/Rng family ribonuclease, whose protein sequence is MKQMIVHCTQHITRMALLEDGRLVEYAAERDQQQGLVGSYYKGRVMNVLPGMQAAFVDIGQKKNAFLYVDDVLHPHLEKQPEIRPSIETLLQPGQEIIVQVRKEPRGSKGARVTTHYTLPGRWMVYMPYAEYVGVSKKISRESERTRLKGIGERLRNKEEGVIMRTVSEDEPPEAVEGDLSFLRAQWDIITRRASEAEAPALLHSDLSIVQRFIRDTFNPRLDELMIDSPKVVREAEAFLEEMAPEGYKPVGLYDAKESIFNSYGVQEQLYRSFNRKIILEGGATLIWDEAEALTVIDVNTAHYTGGATLEETVTSTNLLAAEEIGRLIRLRDTGGIIIVDFIDMELEEHRKMVIDRLESVISSDRTKTHILGWTRLGLLEMTRKKARHDSAGFAPVTCQCCGGTGKVGAWLE, encoded by the coding sequence ATGAAACAAATGATCGTTCATTGCACGCAGCATATTACCCGGATGGCTCTTCTGGAGGACGGGAGATTGGTAGAATACGCGGCTGAACGCGATCAGCAGCAAGGGCTGGTTGGCAGTTATTATAAAGGTCGGGTTATGAATGTTCTTCCAGGTATGCAAGCGGCTTTTGTTGATATTGGACAGAAAAAGAATGCCTTTTTATATGTCGATGACGTATTACATCCCCATTTGGAGAAACAGCCAGAAATAAGACCCTCGATAGAGACGCTGCTGCAGCCTGGTCAAGAAATTATTGTACAGGTTAGAAAAGAGCCGCGTGGCAGCAAGGGTGCACGTGTAACCACCCATTATACGCTGCCAGGGCGCTGGATGGTGTACATGCCTTATGCAGAATATGTTGGAGTCTCCAAGAAAATCAGCCGCGAATCAGAACGAACCCGGCTTAAAGGTATTGGAGAACGGCTACGCAATAAAGAAGAGGGAGTGATCATGCGTACGGTTTCGGAGGATGAGCCTCCTGAAGCGGTAGAAGGTGATCTCTCTTTCCTGCGTGCCCAGTGGGATATTATTACCCGACGGGCGTCAGAAGCAGAAGCCCCTGCTCTCCTGCATAGTGATCTTAGTATTGTGCAACGCTTTATACGGGATACATTTAATCCGCGGCTTGATGAGCTGATGATAGATTCTCCCAAAGTCGTTAGAGAAGCAGAGGCTTTCCTGGAGGAGATGGCTCCTGAAGGGTATAAACCAGTGGGGTTGTATGATGCTAAGGAATCCATTTTTAATTCCTACGGAGTTCAGGAACAATTATACAGGAGCTTCAATCGCAAAATTATCCTTGAGGGTGGGGCAACACTCATCTGGGATGAGGCAGAGGCGTTAACGGTGATCGATGTAAATACTGCTCACTATACGGGTGGAGCTACGTTAGAAGAGACGGTAACCTCTACTAATTTACTAGCGGCTGAGGAGATTGGAAGGCTTATTCGTTTGCGTGATACAGGTGGCATTATTATCGTCGACTTTATTGATATGGAGCTGGAAGAACACCGGAAGATGGTTATTGATCGATTGGAAAGCGTAATAAGCAGTGATCGTACCAAGACACATATCCTCGGCTGGACAAGGCTTGGATTACTGGAGATGACACGCAAGAAGGCTAGGCATGACTCCGCTGGTTTCGCACCTGTTACATGTCAATGCTGCGGAGGAACCGGGAAAGTTGGAGCCTGGCTGGAATGA
- the rplU gene encoding 50S ribosomal protein L21, translating into MYAIIETGGKQYKVQEGDVLFIEKLDAVDGESVTFNRILAVSNEGGLTAGTPFLSGATVTAKVEKHGKGHKVVVYKYKPKKNYHKKQGHRQPYTKVTIEKIQA; encoded by the coding sequence ATGTATGCAATTATCGAAACTGGTGGCAAACAATACAAAGTCCAAGAGGGCGACGTATTATTCATTGAGAAACTAGATGCTGTAGACGGCGAAAGCGTAACTTTTAACCGTATATTGGCTGTTTCCAACGAAGGCGGTTTGACTGCAGGAACTCCGTTTTTGAGCGGCGCTACTGTAACAGCTAAAGTTGAGAAACATGGTAAAGGCCATAAGGTTGTAGTTTACAAATACAAACCTAAGAAGAATTACCACAAGAAACAAGGTCATCGTCAACCGTACACAAAAGTAACTATCGAGAAGATTCAAGCGTAA
- a CDS encoding ribosomal-processing cysteine protease Prp encodes MINVLITRSSGLGTIVGFEVKGHAGYAKRGEDIVCAGVSTVTFGTVNSIEFLTGISIDTSVKNGFLSGTISSIEDTEKSAKVQLLLESMVVMLNDIAESYGKYIKIQQDII; translated from the coding sequence ATGATTAACGTATTGATTACAAGATCTTCCGGGTTGGGTACTATCGTTGGCTTTGAGGTTAAAGGGCATGCGGGTTATGCGAAGCGTGGCGAAGATATCGTATGTGCCGGAGTATCCACTGTAACATTTGGAACCGTCAATTCGATTGAGTTCTTGACCGGAATCTCCATAGATACGTCTGTGAAGAACGGGTTCTTGAGTGGAACAATAAGTTCCATAGAAGATACCGAAAAGTCCGCGAAGGTACAATTGTTGCTCGAATCCATGGTCGTGATGTTGAATGATATCGCAGAATCATACGGGAAGTATATTAAGATACAGCAAGACATTATTTGA
- the rpmA gene encoding 50S ribosomal protein L27, producing MFKLNLQFFASKKGVGSTRNGRDSQSKRLGVKRADGQTVTGGSILVRQRGTKIHPGTNVGIGSDDTLFAKVDGVVKFERWGRDRKKVSVYPVDVAPVAAALEA from the coding sequence ATGTTTAAATTGAATCTTCAATTCTTCGCATCCAAAAAAGGTGTAGGTTCCACAAGAAACGGTCGTGATAGCCAATCGAAACGTCTTGGTGTGAAACGTGCTGACGGTCAAACAGTTACCGGCGGCAGCATCTTGGTTCGTCAACGTGGAACTAAGATTCACCCAGGCACAAACGTAGGCATCGGCAGTGACGATACCTTGTTCGCCAAAGTGGACGGCGTAGTGAAATTCGAACGTTGGGGCCGCGATCGCAAGAAAGTGAGCGTCTACCCTGTTGACGTTGCTCCGGTAGCAGCGGCATTGGAAGCGTAA
- a CDS encoding Spo0B domain-containing protein, whose protein sequence is MKSWKSVIWAVMLSVALPLGLVYWHTSLLTCLLLGVWVAAVLAFSFIGNRRHFERELRIQENTLQQAAIRTLNHHRHDWMNDLQILYGYIQLGKPDKSVQCVERIKERIALDSRIAKLGIPSLVFYIQSFRTYRSSLELEVQVEEGLQLNNTLSPEAGDELTSVIMQTVRAYQYSGLAPQGETRKLSLDFTQDAGDILISFQGEGNHSNPELLQGQIYNIVQGKIMRAEQFKSNGAYIQLRLPLEM, encoded by the coding sequence ATGAAATCCTGGAAAAGTGTAATCTGGGCAGTCATGTTATCCGTAGCGCTTCCTTTAGGTCTCGTGTATTGGCACACCTCCCTTTTGACATGTCTGTTGCTCGGTGTTTGGGTAGCAGCGGTACTTGCTTTCAGTTTTATTGGCAACAGGCGTCACTTTGAAAGGGAACTGCGTATACAGGAGAACACTCTGCAGCAGGCAGCGATTCGGACACTAAATCATCATCGTCATGATTGGATGAACGATTTGCAGATTCTTTACGGATATATCCAGCTAGGCAAGCCTGATAAATCTGTACAGTGTGTGGAAAGAATAAAGGAACGTATTGCACTTGATAGCCGCATCGCCAAGCTTGGCATTCCTTCGCTGGTATTCTATATCCAATCTTTTCGTACCTATAGGTCCAGTTTGGAACTTGAAGTTCAAGTGGAGGAAGGACTGCAACTGAATAATACGCTCAGTCCCGAAGCTGGGGACGAGCTAACTTCCGTGATTATGCAGACGGTGCGGGCTTACCAGTACAGCGGACTTGCTCCTCAGGGCGAAACGCGCAAGCTTAGCCTCGACTTTACACAGGATGCAGGAGACATTCTTATCTCTTTTCAAGGCGAAGGGAATCATTCCAATCCCGAGCTGCTTCAAGGGCAAATTTATAATATTGTACAAGGAAAAATCATGAGAGCGGAGCAATTTAAGTCTAATGGGGCTTATATACAATTGCGTCTACCGCTTGAAATGTGA